In Vibrio celticus, one genomic interval encodes:
- a CDS encoding O-antigen ligase family protein, with product MVNPEANRLPVIITISTLCVGLGVVWYFVPHPAVIVALALVPLAGLFVLNKTFWLVLLFVVFSFFRIHEAVPQLYSLKIPLMLSLGALSALLWHALISKELKIFWHPCLNWLAIFWVLVFIGIIFASNRPIALAEFKGVYWKIIVMTLAITWLVNTTENLAKTAMTIIYAGALISSIAVYNSVNGIGLVEGSRVTIGRDFGSMLGDPNDLALVLMFPLAFTISQATTSGISRTKRLISALVCLLLLAAIIATQSRGGLLGCIAVIGIFAWKLVRSKVLLISVGSVAAVVLYLVAGISDRSSGGAAEQGIDESAMGRIYAWEAAVKMAVENPLTGVGLNNFFSNYFFYSSHWDGLNHAVHSTWFGVLAETGFIGLIIFVCLIVSLIKTSRSTLARLKNSTTEIAPELNAVAYAIYAGLIGTIVSGTFLTQGFNWPIYILAALTVCVSNVSQTACQNENT from the coding sequence ATGGTCAACCCTGAAGCCAATAGATTGCCAGTCATCATCACGATCAGCACCTTGTGTGTTGGGCTTGGTGTTGTTTGGTACTTTGTGCCTCACCCTGCTGTCATTGTGGCGCTCGCTCTTGTGCCATTAGCCGGGTTATTCGTGTTAAACAAGACATTCTGGTTAGTTCTATTGTTCGTTGTCTTTTCATTTTTCCGAATTCACGAAGCCGTACCTCAGCTCTATTCGTTAAAAATACCGCTGATGCTTTCACTAGGAGCACTGTCAGCTTTGCTCTGGCATGCATTAATTAGTAAAGAGCTTAAAATCTTCTGGCACCCTTGTTTAAATTGGCTCGCCATATTTTGGGTATTGGTTTTCATTGGTATTATCTTCGCGTCCAACAGGCCAATAGCACTAGCAGAATTCAAGGGCGTTTATTGGAAAATTATCGTGATGACGCTTGCGATTACTTGGCTAGTAAACACCACTGAAAATCTCGCAAAAACCGCGATGACGATTATCTACGCTGGCGCTTTAATCAGCTCTATTGCCGTGTACAACTCAGTAAATGGTATTGGGCTTGTCGAGGGCTCACGCGTGACAATTGGCCGCGACTTTGGCTCTATGTTAGGTGACCCGAACGACCTAGCACTGGTACTGATGTTCCCACTCGCCTTTACGATAAGCCAAGCCACAACGTCTGGCATCTCACGAACCAAACGTTTAATCAGTGCCTTAGTTTGTCTGTTACTGCTCGCCGCCATTATTGCCACTCAAAGCCGTGGCGGACTACTGGGGTGTATTGCGGTGATTGGTATTTTTGCGTGGAAGCTAGTGCGCTCTAAAGTCCTGTTAATCTCGGTAGGATCTGTCGCGGCCGTGGTGCTCTATTTAGTTGCTGGTATCTCAGACAGATCTTCTGGTGGTGCAGCTGAACAAGGTATCGATGAATCTGCAATGGGTCGAATCTATGCTTGGGAAGCGGCAGTAAAAATGGCAGTTGAAAATCCACTGACTGGTGTAGGGTTGAACAACTTCTTCTCGAATTACTTCTTTTATAGTTCGCACTGGGACGGACTGAATCACGCCGTTCACAGTACTTGGTTTGGTGTGTTAGCAGAAACAGGCTTTATTGGTCTTATCATTTTTGTCTGCCTTATCGTTTCTTTGATCAAAACCTCTCGCTCTACGCTAGCGAGATTAAAAAACTCGACCACAGAAATCGCACCCGAGCTTAATGCGGTCGCCTATGCGATCTATGCAGGTCTGATTGGAACTATCGTGTCGGGTACATTTTTGACTCAAGGCTTTAACTGGCCGATTTATATCCTAGCAGCACTCACAGTTTGCGTCTCAAACGTATCTCAAACTGCCTGTCAAAATGAGAATACCTAA
- a CDS encoding glycosyltransferase family 4 protein, whose product MSTIKPNQGALDINLHEIWLLIDSQTFGGIETHVLELAQGLISESARYSEAVRIVLLTKFNPEAIIVEKLNALNIPFSYLSDLASCSADSNGNSATQLKRAVQHYQPRLIHAHGYKASLVSKLIKLPPRFNNTKQITTYHAGETPTGKVWLYDWLDRYSSFLSDQSLVVSEMIKAKVPSQTHQLNNFVKVPTGLTNSRSSSPFHVGFVGRLSHEKAPDRFVALAKQFPDVRFELFGDGPEMDILVKSQPDNVTFHGHQSNMDDVWSQIDLLIIPSRFEGLPMAALEAMIRGIPVLATSVGNLPQLIEHQVNGYLANSEAELEQFLSLWMSLTSEQRDSLKSHAIETVKNQYSPQAVVPQLLQIYQLDR is encoded by the coding sequence ATGAGTACAATCAAGCCTAACCAAGGTGCACTCGACATAAACCTTCATGAGATTTGGCTGTTGATCGACAGCCAAACTTTTGGAGGCATAGAAACGCATGTTTTAGAATTAGCACAAGGCCTGATATCGGAAAGCGCTCGGTATTCAGAGGCTGTTCGTATCGTTCTTTTGACTAAGTTTAATCCTGAAGCGATCATCGTTGAAAAGTTGAATGCGCTAAACATCCCTTTTAGTTACCTCTCCGATTTAGCCTCATGTTCTGCAGATTCAAATGGCAATAGCGCGACACAGCTGAAACGTGCAGTTCAACATTATCAACCAAGGCTTATCCATGCTCATGGTTACAAAGCCAGTTTGGTCAGCAAGTTAATCAAGCTTCCGCCTCGTTTCAACAACACAAAGCAAATCACCACTTATCACGCAGGTGAAACCCCAACAGGCAAAGTATGGCTTTATGATTGGCTCGACCGTTACAGCAGTTTTCTTTCTGATCAGTCGCTCGTGGTCAGTGAAATGATTAAAGCGAAAGTGCCGAGTCAAACCCATCAATTGAATAACTTTGTTAAAGTCCCAACTGGGTTAACAAACTCCCGTTCATCAAGCCCATTCCATGTTGGTTTTGTGGGGCGATTGAGCCATGAAAAAGCGCCTGATCGATTTGTTGCATTAGCCAAACAGTTTCCTGATGTTCGGTTTGAGCTTTTTGGTGACGGACCAGAAATGGACATCTTAGTTAAATCGCAGCCTGATAATGTGACCTTTCATGGGCATCAGAGCAATATGGACGACGTCTGGAGCCAAATCGATCTGTTAATCATCCCTTCTCGCTTTGAAGGCTTACCTATGGCGGCATTAGAAGCCATGATTCGTGGCATTCCCGTTCTCGCCACCTCAGTTGGTAACTTGCCTCAACTCATCGAGCATCAAGTTAACGGCTACCTTGCAAATTCAGAAGCTGAGCTAGAACAATTTTTATCTTTGTGGATGTCATTGACGAGCGAGCAACGTGACTCTCTCAAGAGTCACGCGATAGAAACCGTGAAAAACCAATACTCTCCACAAGCCGTTGTCCCGCAGTTGTTGCAAATCTATCAACTCGACCGTTAA
- a CDS encoding sigma-54-dependent transcriptional regulator: MRPKVLLVEDSTSLAVLYKQYVKDEPYDIFHVETGAEAKTFIERHSPQLVILDLKLPDMPGEEVLDWITANEIPTAVIIATAHGSVNIAVDLIQRGAEDFLEKPIQADRLKTSVSLHLKRAKLENLVDNMQSKFDRDRFHNFIGSCLPMQAVYKIIDSVAPTTASVFINGESGTGKEVCAEAIHQESQRNGKPFVAINCGAIPRDLMESEIFGHVKGAFTGATTDRKGAAMQAHGGTLFLDELCEMELEMQKKLLRFLQTGTFTPLGGNREIKVDVRIICATNRDPLVEVEEGRFREDLYYRVHVVPIEMPPLRERGSDIVTLCNHFLKLYAKQDKKKFKSIDKETQNLLKRYAWPGNVRQLQNIIRNIVVLNNETSVTKDMLPPPINKVDAAPTSKSVTPIRVTAPQPAVVEAPEAKLPPITPEELEQSSAAQTHNEPMTPAFTTSDGAIRPMWQIEREAIQHAINHCDGNVLNAAVLLELSPSTVYRKKQAWESEDEYNQA, from the coding sequence ATGCGCCCTAAGGTATTGTTAGTTGAAGACTCCACCTCACTCGCCGTACTCTACAAGCAGTACGTAAAAGACGAGCCCTATGATATTTTCCACGTCGAAACCGGCGCGGAAGCTAAGACCTTCATTGAAAGGCACTCTCCACAGCTTGTCATTCTCGACCTTAAGCTTCCTGACATGCCAGGTGAAGAAGTCTTGGATTGGATTACTGCCAACGAAATACCGACCGCAGTTATCATCGCGACAGCGCATGGCTCAGTAAACATCGCGGTAGACCTTATCCAACGCGGTGCAGAAGACTTCTTAGAGAAACCCATTCAAGCCGATCGACTCAAGACCTCTGTTAGCTTGCATCTAAAAAGAGCGAAACTCGAAAACCTCGTCGATAATATGCAAAGCAAATTCGATCGTGACCGTTTTCATAATTTCATTGGCTCTTGTCTACCCATGCAGGCGGTTTACAAGATCATTGATTCGGTAGCACCAACCACTGCCAGCGTGTTTATTAACGGCGAAAGTGGTACGGGTAAAGAAGTGTGCGCGGAAGCGATTCACCAAGAGAGTCAGCGTAATGGTAAACCTTTCGTGGCTATTAACTGTGGTGCTATCCCTCGAGACCTAATGGAGAGTGAAATCTTCGGTCACGTTAAAGGTGCGTTTACCGGTGCGACAACCGACCGGAAAGGTGCAGCAATGCAAGCGCATGGCGGTACCCTATTTCTCGATGAGCTTTGTGAAATGGAACTGGAGATGCAGAAGAAGCTCCTCCGATTTTTGCAAACCGGCACGTTTACCCCACTCGGTGGCAACCGCGAGATTAAAGTGGACGTCAGAATTATCTGTGCGACCAACCGCGATCCACTTGTTGAGGTAGAAGAAGGACGCTTTAGAGAAGACCTTTACTATCGTGTTCACGTTGTGCCTATCGAGATGCCACCGCTTCGTGAACGAGGAAGTGACATTGTCACTCTTTGCAATCACTTCTTGAAGCTGTACGCGAAGCAAGACAAGAAGAAATTTAAATCAATAGACAAAGAAACGCAGAATCTACTTAAACGCTATGCTTGGCCAGGCAACGTGCGTCAGTTGCAAAACATCATCCGTAACATCGTGGTGTTGAACAATGAAACGAGCGTGACTAAAGACATGTTACCGCCTCCGATTAATAAAGTAGATGCAGCTCCAACCTCGAAATCAGTGACACCAATTCGAGTAACTGCGCCCCAACCTGCTGTTGTTGAAGCACCAGAAGCTAAGTTGCCACCGATTACTCCGGAAGAGTTGGAACAATCGTCAGCTGCTCAAACTCACAACGAGCCGATGACGCCTGCATTTACCACAAGCGACGGTGCTATTCGTCCAATGTGGCAAATAGAACGTGAAGCCATTCAACATGCTATCAATCATTGCGATGGGAATGTGTTAAACGCTGCTGTGCTGTTAGAACTTAGCCCTTCTACTGTTTATCGTAAGAAACAGGCTTGGGAATCGGAAGATGAGTACAATCAAGCCTAA
- a CDS encoding Hpt domain-containing protein, which produces MNSTLASDAATNLNSQQVSELVDESVLEQMIRDTSADIIPILIDHYVEESQTRLVAIKEAVTQKDAQTLEFEVHTLGSTALSLGNRPLGELARALEKQCLEQSHDAAFRQIDELLELAERSIKALLERKEAGFS; this is translated from the coding sequence ATGAATTCTACTCTAGCGTCAGACGCAGCTACAAATCTAAACTCACAACAAGTGAGCGAGCTTGTCGATGAAAGCGTTCTGGAGCAAATGATTCGCGATACCAGTGCGGACATTATCCCTATCTTGATCGACCATTATGTCGAAGAATCACAAACTCGCTTGGTCGCCATAAAAGAGGCTGTCACGCAGAAAGACGCTCAAACACTTGAGTTCGAGGTCCACACTCTCGGCAGCACAGCGCTTTCATTAGGTAATCGCCCTTTGGGTGAGCTCGCTCGAGCTTTAGAAAAGCAATGCTTAGAACAGAGTCATGATGCGGCATTTCGACAAATTGATGAATTACTAGAGCTCGCAGAGCGTTCAATAAAAGCCTTGCTTGAAAGGAAAGAGGCAGGCTTCAGCTAG